The following proteins come from a genomic window of Streptomyces sp. NBC_00539:
- a CDS encoding GNAT family N-acetyltransferase, which produces MIQAEPVTPSELTDLPIRSLALNDLRHCADLSEDRGWLREDHKWGLLLVAGDGYGIDAPDGNGLAAVCVVTRYGRPHADPELAAIGMVLVADRYARQGMGRRLMTYICNDVLKGIPLTLHATPFGRPLYEELGFDAIGSAEMLQGSFQPDPAPPGSEAALVRPATADDIARIVGLDTEVFGTDRTHLLTRLPAFADRLFVAEESTGELIGYAAIWPNMETHVIGPLVAQDTATARALVNALAATTDRPLRTDVDVRHEGLIAWLKARGLGSLAVNAVMTRDISRLPGDWKRRWAPITVAAS; this is translated from the coding sequence ATGATCCAGGCTGAGCCGGTGACACCATCAGAGCTCACCGACCTGCCGATCCGCTCACTGGCCCTGAACGATCTCCGCCACTGCGCCGACCTCTCCGAGGACCGTGGCTGGCTCCGCGAGGACCACAAATGGGGACTCCTCCTTGTGGCCGGGGACGGTTACGGAATCGACGCCCCCGACGGCAACGGACTCGCCGCGGTGTGCGTCGTCACCCGATACGGCCGGCCACATGCCGATCCGGAGCTTGCCGCCATCGGCATGGTCCTCGTCGCCGACCGGTACGCGCGGCAGGGCATGGGGCGCCGCCTCATGACGTACATCTGCAACGACGTCCTCAAGGGCATCCCGCTCACTCTCCACGCCACGCCCTTCGGACGCCCGCTCTATGAGGAACTCGGCTTCGACGCCATTGGCAGCGCCGAGATGTTGCAGGGAAGCTTCCAACCGGATCCCGCACCGCCAGGGTCCGAAGCCGCACTCGTCAGGCCGGCCACCGCCGATGACATCGCCCGGATCGTCGGCTTGGACACGGAGGTGTTCGGTACGGACCGCACCCACCTGTTGACGCGACTGCCGGCCTTCGCAGACAGGTTGTTCGTCGCCGAGGAAAGCACCGGTGAGCTGATCGGTTACGCCGCCATCTGGCCCAACATGGAAACTCATGTGATCGGGCCGCTTGTCGCCCAGGACACAGCCACTGCACGAGCTCTGGTCAACGCACTGGCGGCCACCACCGATCGACCGCTGCGCACCGATGTCGACGTACGCCACGAAGGGCTCATTGCGTGGCTCAAAGCCCGCGGTCTCGGTTCTCTGGCCGTCAACGCCGTGATGACCCGGGACATTTCCCGTCTCCCCGGCGACTGGAAACGGCGCTGGGCCCCGATCACCGTCGCCGCAAGCTGA
- a CDS encoding globin domain-containing protein, with the protein MDAPSTRPARRGTDRIPSGAGATEPSPDAVLIRSTLAEIAPIADKVTSYFYALLFTRQPEVREMFPVAMDTQRDRLLKALLTAAEHIDDPEVLTPYLRRLGTGHRKYGTMAGHYPLVGEALMGALSRYAELTWGPEAEAAWVRAYTLISQIMIDAAAEDEFKAPAWWHAEVVAHDLRTPDIAVLTVRPDRPYAFLAGQYTSLETPWWPRVWRHYSFASAPRADGLLSFHVKAVPAGWVSNALVRHARPGDVLRLGPPAGSMVVDHSTDNGMLCLGGGTGIAPIKALIEDVAEHGERRRMEVFFGARSDTDLYDKDTLLGLQRSHPWLSVRPVVGEGLAGQLPQAVGANGPWSSYDAFISGPPAMVRNGVDALKRIGIPWERIRYDSVEELVGAAG; encoded by the coding sequence ATGGACGCTCCGTCCACCAGACCGGCAAGACGGGGGACGGACCGGATACCTTCCGGTGCCGGGGCGACCGAGCCCTCCCCCGATGCCGTACTCATCCGCAGCACGCTCGCGGAGATCGCGCCCATCGCCGACAAGGTCACTTCGTACTTCTACGCCCTGCTGTTCACGCGGCAACCCGAGGTGCGGGAGATGTTCCCCGTGGCCATGGACACCCAGCGCGACCGGCTGCTGAAGGCGCTCCTCACGGCCGCCGAACACATCGACGATCCCGAGGTGCTCACCCCCTATCTGCGTCGGCTCGGCACCGGCCACCGCAAGTACGGAACCATGGCAGGCCACTACCCCCTGGTGGGCGAGGCGCTGATGGGGGCGCTGTCCCGGTACGCGGAGCTGACCTGGGGGCCGGAAGCCGAGGCCGCATGGGTGCGGGCGTACACCTTGATTTCCCAGATCATGATCGACGCGGCGGCCGAGGACGAGTTCAAAGCGCCGGCCTGGTGGCACGCGGAGGTGGTCGCCCACGATCTGCGGACACCGGACATCGCGGTGCTGACGGTGCGCCCGGACCGGCCGTACGCATTCCTCGCAGGCCAGTACACGAGCCTGGAGACCCCGTGGTGGCCTCGGGTCTGGCGGCACTATTCCTTCGCCTCCGCCCCGCGCGCCGACGGGTTGCTGTCTTTCCACGTCAAGGCCGTTCCGGCGGGTTGGGTCTCCAACGCCCTGGTGCGTCACGCCCGGCCGGGTGATGTCCTGCGCCTGGGCCCTCCGGCCGGATCGATGGTGGTGGACCACAGCACGGACAACGGGATGCTCTGCCTCGGCGGCGGGACGGGCATCGCCCCGATCAAGGCGTTGATCGAGGATGTGGCGGAGCACGGTGAACGACGCCGCATGGAAGTCTTCTTCGGAGCGCGCAGCGACACCGACCTGTACGACAAGGACACGCTGCTCGGGCTGCAGCGGTCACATCCTTGGCTGTCGGTACGTCCGGTCGTCGGGGAGGGGTTGGCGGGGCAGCTGCCCCAGGCCGTCGGTGCGAACGGGCCCTGGAGCTCGTACGACGCCTTCATCTCGGGTCCGCCGGCGATGGTCCGCAATGGTGTGGACGCCCTCAAGCGGATCGGGATCCCGTGGGAGCGGATCCGCTACGACTCGGTCGAGGAGTTGGTGGGAGCCGCCGGCTGA
- a CDS encoding cystathionine gamma-lyase — MNDHSEASADRYGDGTRAVRAGLPEPVKNEPPLPGPVFAAHFHLPGEVEGPYAYARDSNPTWTLLERAISELEAPGQDGAETVVFASGMAAISAVLLSQTRSGDTVTLPSDGYQALPLLQEQLKAYGIRVRTAPTAGDAQLSELDGARLLWIETPSNPGLDVCDVRRLVAAAHAGSTLVAVDNTLATPLGQRPLQLGADFSVASGTKGLTGHGDLLIGYVTCRDPELAAAIRRWRKIVGAIPGPMETWLAHRSLATIQLRAQRQWANALAVAEALRERADVSGLRYPGLPSDPSHKTATLQMSGYGSVVSFTLSDRAHAERFMNALRLVEDATSFGGVRSTAERRGRWGGDAVPEGFIRFSAGAEDTDDLVADVLRALDSAGQFN; from the coding sequence GTGAACGATCACTCCGAGGCATCGGCCGACCGGTACGGCGACGGGACCCGGGCCGTCCGCGCCGGGCTGCCCGAGCCCGTGAAGAACGAGCCGCCGTTGCCGGGGCCCGTCTTCGCTGCCCACTTCCACCTCCCCGGCGAGGTCGAGGGACCGTACGCCTACGCCCGGGACAGCAACCCGACCTGGACACTGCTGGAACGGGCCATCAGCGAGCTGGAGGCACCCGGCCAGGACGGCGCGGAAACCGTCGTCTTCGCTTCCGGGATGGCCGCCATCTCCGCCGTCCTCCTGTCACAGACCCGGTCGGGGGACACCGTCACCCTTCCCTCCGACGGCTACCAGGCACTGCCGCTGCTCCAGGAGCAGCTCAAGGCCTACGGAATCCGCGTGCGCACGGCCCCGACCGCCGGCGATGCCCAGCTCTCGGAGCTCGACGGCGCCCGGTTGCTGTGGATCGAAACGCCGTCCAACCCGGGCCTCGACGTGTGCGACGTACGCCGCCTCGTCGCCGCCGCGCACGCCGGCTCCACCCTCGTCGCGGTCGACAACACGCTCGCGACGCCGCTCGGGCAGCGTCCACTGCAACTCGGCGCGGACTTCTCCGTCGCCAGCGGCACCAAGGGACTCACCGGTCACGGCGACCTCCTGATCGGCTACGTCACCTGCCGCGACCCCGAGCTGGCCGCCGCGATCCGCCGCTGGCGCAAGATCGTCGGAGCCATCCCGGGCCCGATGGAAACCTGGCTGGCCCACCGCTCCCTGGCAACGATCCAGCTCCGGGCACAGCGCCAGTGGGCCAATGCGCTTGCCGTCGCCGAAGCACTGCGCGAGCGCGCCGACGTGAGCGGACTGCGGTATCCGGGACTGCCGTCGGACCCGTCGCACAAAACGGCCACCTTGCAAATGAGCGGCTATGGGTCGGTGGTCTCGTTCACCCTGTCCGACCGCGCGCACGCGGAACGCTTCATGAACGCCCTGCGCCTGGTGGAGGACGCCACGAGTTTCGGTGGGGTGCGGTCCACCGCGGAGCGGCGCGGACGGTGGGGCGGGGACGCGGTGCCGGAAGGCTTCATCCGCTTCTCGGCCGGCGCCGAGGACACCGACGACCTGGTCGCAGACGTCCTGCGGGCTCTAGATTCCGCGGGCCAATTCAACTGA
- a CDS encoding NUDIX hydrolase has translation MTERPVVKRTARAILLDGDDLILIKRTKPGLDPYWLTPGGGVEPTDATVVDALHREVHEELGAKIVDVVPCFVDTVEHIADGGVTGVKVQHFFVCRLESMDPAQRHGPEIDEPEGEYEIVRVPFSRVGIAAVHLVPLSLRHYLDGNIEGVRAMHAPDLR, from the coding sequence ATGACCGAACGTCCCGTCGTCAAACGCACCGCCCGCGCGATCCTGCTCGACGGTGACGACCTGATCCTCATCAAACGCACCAAGCCCGGCCTCGACCCGTACTGGCTCACTCCCGGCGGGGGGGTGGAGCCCACGGACGCCACCGTGGTCGACGCCCTGCACCGGGAAGTCCACGAGGAACTCGGCGCCAAGATCGTCGACGTGGTGCCCTGCTTCGTGGACACCGTCGAGCACATCGCCGACGGCGGAGTGACCGGCGTCAAGGTGCAGCACTTCTTCGTCTGCCGTCTGGAGTCCATGGATCCCGCACAACGGCACGGCCCCGAGATCGACGAGCCCGAGGGCGAATACGAGATCGTCCGTGTGCCGTTCAGCCGGGTCGGCATCGCGGCCGTCCACCTCGTCCCGCTGTCCCTGCGCCACTACCTCGACGGCAACATCGAAGGCGTACGGGCGATGCACGCCCCCGACCTGCGCTGA
- a CDS encoding LysR family transcriptional regulator, producing MDLALLRTFVAVHRAGSFTRAAALLGLSQPAVTSQIRTLERQLGRPLFHRRARGVTPTAIGDELAHKAAPHLDALLRIAETEREAAGGLRTLHIAGPPEFVCQRVLPALAPLVGQGQTLRTALKADAEEALDGLSAGQHDLVVTTGRPRGGPVTATALCDEEQVLVAAPYWAALVDPVLLRAKGGGSPAALEGIPVVEVHESLPLITRYWAAVFDALPEAAATVVVPDLRAVRECVRAGAGLAVLPRYLCQDAIDRGQIVSLLEPAVPPLRTWFVVVRTGSLALAHLARAHDRLLRAAVDW from the coding sequence ATGGACCTGGCCCTGTTGCGTACCTTCGTCGCGGTGCACCGGGCCGGCTCGTTCACCCGTGCCGCCGCACTGCTCGGGCTGTCCCAGCCCGCCGTCACCTCGCAGATCCGCACCCTCGAACGGCAACTGGGCCGGCCGCTCTTCCACCGCCGGGCTCGTGGGGTAACGCCCACCGCGATCGGTGACGAGCTCGCCCACAAAGCCGCTCCCCACCTCGACGCATTGCTGCGCATCGCCGAGACGGAACGCGAGGCGGCCGGCGGGTTACGCACGCTGCACATCGCCGGTCCCCCCGAGTTCGTGTGCCAGCGCGTGCTCCCGGCCCTGGCGCCTCTCGTGGGACAAGGCCAGACCCTGCGCACCGCCCTCAAGGCCGACGCCGAGGAGGCCCTCGACGGACTGTCCGCCGGGCAGCACGACCTCGTCGTCACCACCGGTCGTCCCCGTGGCGGCCCGGTCACTGCCACCGCCCTGTGCGACGAGGAACAGGTACTCGTCGCCGCGCCCTACTGGGCCGCGCTCGTCGATCCGGTCCTTCTGCGGGCCAAGGGCGGCGGCAGCCCGGCCGCCCTCGAAGGGATCCCGGTCGTGGAGGTCCACGAGAGCCTCCCCCTCATCACGCGCTACTGGGCCGCCGTCTTCGATGCGCTGCCGGAAGCCGCCGCCACCGTCGTCGTGCCCGACCTGAGGGCGGTACGAGAGTGTGTCCGGGCCGGCGCCGGGCTCGCCGTGCTGCCCCGTTACCTCTGCCAGGACGCCATCGACCGCGGCCAGATCGTCTCTCTGCTGGAGCCCGCGGTACCACCCCTGCGTACCTGGTTCGTCGTCGTACGGACTGGCAGTCTGGCGCTCGCCCACCTCGCCCGGGCCCATGACCGGCTGCTGCGCGCCGCCGTGGACTGGTGA
- a CDS encoding cupin domain-containing protein: protein MKAFRLDELEAERAANDGAYLQFLKERNMSVGLYALDAGQTDPQQPHRQDEVYFVVSGRASITVGEETTTVANGSVVYVPAGVPHRFHHITEPLKVLVVFSPPEG, encoded by the coding sequence ATGAAAGCCTTCCGGCTGGACGAGCTCGAAGCGGAACGGGCTGCCAATGACGGCGCGTACCTGCAGTTCCTGAAGGAGCGGAACATGTCGGTCGGGCTGTACGCGCTCGATGCAGGACAGACCGACCCCCAGCAGCCGCACCGACAGGACGAGGTGTACTTCGTCGTGAGCGGCCGGGCCTCGATCACGGTCGGGGAGGAGACGACGACGGTGGCGAACGGGAGCGTCGTCTATGTCCCGGCCGGTGTGCCGCACAGGTTCCACCACATCACGGAACCGCTGAAAGTGCTGGTGGTCTTCTCCCCGCCGGAGGGCTGA
- a CDS encoding phage holin family protein yields MTNFVVKTLANAAALAVAIWLVAGITLDEGVDSTGNRVLTLILVALVFGLVNFIVKPVVKLLSLPLFILTLGLFTLVVNALMLLLTSWLAKQFDLSFHVEGFWTAVIGALIISVVSWAVNLALPDKS; encoded by the coding sequence ATGACGAACTTCGTAGTCAAGACGCTCGCCAACGCGGCGGCCCTGGCCGTGGCCATATGGCTGGTCGCCGGCATCACGCTCGACGAGGGCGTGGACAGCACCGGCAACCGGGTCCTCACCCTGATCCTGGTCGCTCTGGTCTTCGGCCTGGTCAACTTCATCGTCAAGCCCGTGGTGAAGCTGCTCTCCCTGCCGCTCTTCATCCTCACCCTCGGCCTGTTCACCCTCGTGGTGAACGCCCTCATGCTGCTGCTGACTTCCTGGCTGGCCAAGCAGTTCGACCTCAGCTTCCATGTCGAGGGGTTCTGGACCGCGGTCATCGGCGCTCTGATCATCTCCGTCGTCTCCTGGGCCGTGAACCTCGCCCTGCCCGACAAGAGCTGA
- a CDS encoding GNAT family N-acetyltransferase, whose protein sequence is MADDTELTIRPATEADLPAIVSLLADDPLGAARESPDDLAPYVEALKHLTDDPHQHVMVAVRGERVVGTLQLTVVAGLSRRGATRSIIEGVRVHADERGSGLGTRFIEWAIERSRQENCALVQLTSDVTRTDAHRFYERLGFTASHVGFKLAL, encoded by the coding sequence ATGGCCGACGACACCGAGCTCACCATCCGCCCCGCGACCGAGGCCGATCTACCCGCCATCGTCTCCCTGCTCGCCGACGACCCGCTCGGGGCGGCCCGCGAATCTCCGGACGATCTCGCCCCCTATGTCGAGGCTCTCAAGCATCTGACGGACGACCCCCACCAACACGTGATGGTGGCCGTCCGCGGTGAGCGTGTCGTGGGTACCCTCCAGCTCACCGTCGTCGCAGGCCTTTCCCGCCGGGGAGCCACCCGCTCCATCATCGAAGGGGTTCGCGTTCACGCCGATGAACGGGGCAGCGGCCTGGGCACCCGATTCATCGAGTGGGCGATCGAGAGGTCCCGCCAAGAGAACTGTGCGCTGGTCCAGCTCACCTCCGACGTCACACGGACCGACGCGCACCGTTTCTATGAACGGCTCGGCTTCACCGCCTCCCACGTCGGATTCAAACTCGCGCTCTGA
- a CDS encoding HAD family hydrolase: MTRLHLFDLDGTLMYGSAAPVEISRQLGVSQEIAELERAFAAREIGPHEFSLAAHALWSDLTAAHVRAAFDGAPWLEGIREVWREIKERGDLCAVISLSPSFFVELLLEWGADAAHGSVYPAVPFTGPMDVTGILTPEGKVEVADRLCARFGVSRNDCVAYGDSLTDSVLFEVVPTSIAVNAQQYLAERATYIYQGRDLREAYRLLGTTRQEVAVS; this comes from the coding sequence ATGACGCGTCTGCACCTCTTCGACCTCGATGGCACCCTGATGTACGGGTCGGCGGCGCCGGTAGAGATCTCCCGGCAGCTCGGCGTCAGCCAGGAGATCGCCGAGCTGGAACGGGCCTTCGCTGCCCGGGAGATCGGCCCGCACGAGTTCTCCCTGGCGGCGCACGCATTGTGGTCGGACCTGACGGCCGCCCATGTCCGGGCTGCGTTCGACGGTGCCCCGTGGCTGGAGGGGATCCGCGAGGTGTGGCGGGAGATCAAGGAACGTGGTGATCTTTGCGCGGTGATCTCACTGTCTCCCTCCTTCTTCGTGGAGTTGCTCCTGGAGTGGGGAGCGGATGCCGCGCACGGGTCGGTCTACCCAGCGGTCCCCTTCACCGGGCCCATGGACGTCACGGGGATCCTCACCCCGGAGGGGAAGGTGGAGGTCGCCGACCGGCTGTGCGCCCGGTTCGGAGTGAGCCGGAACGACTGTGTCGCCTACGGGGACTCTCTGACCGATTCAGTGCTCTTCGAGGTGGTACCGACGTCGATTGCAGTCAACGCGCAGCAGTACCTGGCGGAGCGGGCCACATACATCTACCAGGGACGGGACCTCCGCGAGGCGTACCGGCTCCTCGGGACGACACGTCAGGAAGTCGCCGTATCTTAG
- a CDS encoding DUF5326 family protein → MNGIRAMFEGMPWWVKWVAVPLLALFVFGGVITTILGTLIAFVFKLLLFAALVGGLVFVVKKFTRGGSKSSAGEW, encoded by the coding sequence ATGAACGGGATCCGAGCGATGTTCGAGGGCATGCCCTGGTGGGTCAAGTGGGTCGCCGTTCCGCTTCTGGCGCTGTTCGTCTTCGGAGGAGTCATCACTACCATCCTCGGGACACTGATCGCCTTCGTCTTCAAGCTGCTGCTCTTCGCGGCCCTCGTCGGCGGTCTGGTCTTCGTGGTGAAGAAGTTCACCCGCGGCGGATCCAAGTCCTCCGCCGGTGAGTGGTAG